The following proteins are encoded in a genomic region of Xenopus laevis strain J_2021 chromosome 3L, Xenopus_laevis_v10.1, whole genome shotgun sequence:
- the LOC121401129 gene encoding golgin subfamily A member 6-like protein 22, whose protein sequence is MDRSLEMEAVLLTRKNFREEEETDIESLLYFYEHHYRRQFGKIDDLANFLIRYAATHQYLTRANLVYYIYVVMNQEQLDKIVADFQLPESPLRDIKMDPEEVAEALKALRSISEGMERKLLEKEKELEEAAMTSQQEKVEDHLQEEENHQEEQEEVEHHIEEQEERKKEQDEDVPAENIEDLKKLKKDVPPGQQEEGLELEEQEEHKQEQEEDVPAEKQDEEEEPETDVPAEKREEVEDSERDVPAQEKEDVEELKKDDPPEQQGEGIEREEQEEKKQEQEEDIPAEKQEEAEQPAKDIPAEQKEEVEESEREVPAQKKDDVEEMKKDVPLKQQEEVIELEEQEGQEQEQEEDAPAEKQDEGEEPETDVPAEKREEVEDSERDVPAQEKEDVEELKKDDPPEQQGEGIEQEEQEEKKQEQEEDIPAEKQEEQNNGQRYSCEQKEEVKNRRESSAQRKMMWKK, encoded by the exons ATGGACCGCTCCCTAGAGATGGAG GCGGTTTTGTTGACCCGGAAGAACTtcagggaggaggaggagacagACATCGAGAGTCTCCTCTATTTTTatg AACATCACTACAGGAGACAGTTCGGGAAGATCGACGACTT AGCCAACTTCCTGATCCGATATGCAGCCACCCACCAGTACCTGACTAGGGCGAACCTGGTGTATTACATCTACGTGGTCATGAATCAG gaacAACTGGATAAGATTGTGGCTGATTTCCAGCTGCCGGAATCACCT CTCAGAGACATCAAAATGGATCCAGAGGAGGTTGCCGAAGCCTTAAAA GCTTTAAGATCAATATCGGAGGGCATGGAGAGAAAACTCCTCGAGAAGGAGAAGGAGCTGGAAGAAGCTGCCat GACCAGTCAACAGGAGAAAGTGGAGGATCACCTGCAGGAAGAGGAGAACCATCAGGAGGAGCAAGAAGAGGTGGAACACCATATTGAGGAACaagaggagagaaagaaagaacaaGACGAAGATGTTCCTGCAGAAAATATAGAGGATTTGAAAAAGCTGAAGAAAGATGTTCCTCCTGGACAGCAAGAAGAGGGGTTAGAACTAGAGGAACAAGAGGAACATAAGCAGGAACAAGAggaagatgttcctgctgaaaagCAAGACGAGGAAGAAGAACCGGAGAcagatgttcctgctgaaaagAGAGAAGAGGTGGAAGATTCGGAGAGAGATGTTCCTGCCCAAGAGAAAGAAGATGTGGAAGAGCTGAAGAAAGATGATCCTCCTGAACAGCAAGGAGAGGGGATAGAACGAGAAGAACAAGAGGAGAAAAAGCAGGAACAAGAGGAAGATATTcctgctgaaaagcaagaagaggCAGAACAACCGGCAAAAGATATTCCTGCTGAACAGAAAGAAGAGGTGGAAGAATCGGAGAGAGAGGTTCCTGCCCAAAAGAAAGATGATGTGGAAGAAATGAAGAAAGATGTTCCTCTTAAACAGCAGGAAGAGGTGATCGAACTAGAGGAACAAGAGGGGCAAGAGCAGGAACAAGAGGAAGATGCTCCTGCTGAAAAGCAAGACGAGGGAGAAGAACCGGAGAcagatgttcctgctgaaaagAGAGAAGAGGTGGAAGATTCGGAGAGAGATGTTCCTGCCCAAGAGAAAGAAGATGTGGAAGAGCTGAAGAAAGATGATCCTCCTGAACAGCAAGGAGAGGGGATAGAACAAGAAGAACAAGAGGAGAAAAAGCAGGAACAAGAGGAAGATATTcctgctgaaaagcaagaagagCAGAACAACGGGCAAAGATATTCCTGCGAACAGAAAGAAGAGGTGAAGAATCGGAGAGAGAGTTCCGCCCAAAGAAAGATGATGTGGAAGAAATGA